The following are encoded together in the Pempheris klunzingeri isolate RE-2024b chromosome 24, fPemKlu1.hap1, whole genome shotgun sequence genome:
- the LOC139223556 gene encoding RCC1 and BTB domain-containing protein 1-like, which produces MERCFSVSRDDSASCSPPPPASPPPHALPSPRHLPPIPPSSPPSALTSPPQQGRLRSGAMVDVSKWPLFSLLSTEELATVRQACVFGTSANEAIYITHGNEVFVFGLNSSSCLGTGDSLSTIVPKKLDFLRGKKVVGLSYGSGPHVLLATDDGQLFAWGHNGYSQLGNGTTNQGLSPLLLTANLQNKKVSEVACGSHHSMALTHDGEVFAWGYNNCGQIGSGSTANQPYPRRVTGCLQGKTAVGITCGQTSSMALIDNGEVYGWGYNGNGQLGIGNNGNQLTPCRLAALQGMCIQQIVSGYGHCLALTDEGLLYAWGANTYGQLGTGNKSNHLSPVQIMADKERTVEIAACHSTHTSAAKTQSGQVYMWGQCRGQSIVTPHLTHFANTDDVFACFATPSVMWRLMSMEHDDFLTVAEALRKEFDSPETADLKFSVDGKCIHVHKALLKIRCEHFRSMFRSQWTEDQQDVIEIGQFSYPVYRSFLQFLYTDTVDLPPEDAIGLLDLATSYCENRLKRLCQQIIKRGITVENAFTLLSAAIRYDAEDLEGFCFRFCVNHLTQVTQTGAFWQVDGAMLKEFISRASRCGAFKN; this is translated from the exons ATGGAGCGATGCTTTAG TGTCAGCAGGGATGATTCTGCTTCTTGCTCGCCACCTCCTCcagcatcacctcctcctcacgcCCTCCCTTCTCCTCGTCACCTCCCTCCTATtccaccctcctctcccccgTCAGCCCTGACTTCTCCTCCGCAACAAGGGAGGCTCAGATCTGGAGCCATGGTGGACGTCAGCAAGTGGCCcctgttctctctgctgagCACCGAGGAACTAGCCACAGTTCGGCAGGCCTGTGTCTTTGGGACCTCTGCTAATGAGGCCATCTACATCACACATGGCAATGag GTATTTGTGTTTGGGTTGAACAGCAGTAGCTGCCTTGGCACTGGAGACAGCCTGAGCACCATTGTGCCAAAGAAGCTGGACTTCTTACGAGGGAAGAAGGTGGTCGGCCTGAGCTATGGCAGCGGGCCCCACGTCTTATTGGCTACTGATG ACGGACAGCTGTTCGCGTGGGGGCACAATGGCTACAGTCAGCTGGGGAACGGGACTACCAACCAGGGACTGTCCCCGCTGCTGCTCACCGCTAACCTGCAGAACAAGAAAGTGAGCGAAGTGGCGTGCGGCTCACATCACTCCATGGCCCTCACTCACGACGGAGAG GTCTTTGCATGGGGTTATAATAACTGCGGCCAGATTGGCTCAGGCTCCACAGCCAACCAGCCGTACCCCAGGAGAGTCACGGGCTGCCTGCAGGGCAAGACTGCGGTCGGCATCACATGTGGACAGACCTCCTCCATGGCTTTGATCGACAATGGAGAG GTTTATGGCTGGGGCTACAACGGCAATGGACAGCTGGGTATTGGTAACAATGGAAACCAGCTGACGCCTTGCCGCCTCGCTGCACTGCAAGGAATGTGCATTCAACAG ATTGTATCGGGTTACGGCCACTGCCTGGCACTAACAGATGAAGGGCTGCTGTATGCCTGGGGGGCAAACACCTACGGTCAACTGGGAACTGGAAACAAGAGCAACCACCTCAGCCCTGTTCAAATCATGGCTGACAAAGAGAG GACTGTAGAGATCGCAGCATGCCATTCAACTCATACTTCAGCAGCCAAGACCCAGAGCGGGCAG GTGTATATGTGGGGTCAGTGTCGGGGCCAGTCCATCGTCACACCACACCTCACACACTTCGCCAACACAGACGACGTGTTCGCCTGCTTCGCCACCCCCTCCGTCATGTGGAGGCTCATGTCTATgg AGCACGATGACTTCCTGACTGTTGCTGAGGCTCTGAGGAAAGAGTTCGACAGTCCAGAAACCGCTGACCTGAAATTTAGCGTTGACGGCAAATGCATTCACGTTCACAAAGCTTTACTGAAGATCAG GTGTGAGCATTTCCGCTCCATGTTTCGCTCCCAGTGGACGGAAGATCAGCAGGACGTGATAGAAATCGGCCAGTTCTCTTACCCCGTCTACAGATCCTTCCTGCAGTTTCTCTACACAGACACTGTTGACCTGCCACCTGAGGACGCCATCG GCCTGTTGGACTTGGCCACCTCTTACTGTGAAAACCGCCTGAAACGCCTGTGTCAGCAGATCATCAAGAGAGGAATCACCGTGGAAAACGCCTTCACCCTGCTGTCCGCTGCCATACGATACGATGCAGAG GACCTTGAAGGCTTTTGTTTCAGGTTTTGTGTCAACCATCTGACGCAGGTGACTCAAACCGGAGCCTTCTGGCAGGTGGATGGAGCGATGCTCAAGGAGTTTATCAGCAGGGCTAGCCGCTGCGGAGCCTTCAAAAACTGA